In one Fodinicola acaciae genomic region, the following are encoded:
- a CDS encoding alpha/beta hydrolase has protein sequence MSGPMEMIALRRGHRLAVRRAGHGGVPLLLVHGFPCTSLIWSHNIGPLAAAGFDVAAPDLRGYGGSDFAPDGFYDLAAFSTDLAELLDALGWSRAVVVAHDLGAAITMDFANRFAERVDRVVLLDGTTPDLADAYAAAGIPASPPVSPVFDYQVNQGLHADELLDQLNTPQRRRRYVGEFFGHRLWSPAGAFSDADRDLLTAAYADADRLRVAFADYEVVMGQRAVSAPAIEDQPVRQPTMMLVGADAVTLGSHIEQRCAIAYPDLVGPFWVSGAGHFLSWEKPTLVNRAVRFFCADLLG, from the coding sequence ATGAGCGGGCCGATGGAGATGATCGCCTTGCGCAGGGGCCACCGGCTGGCCGTCCGGCGGGCTGGGCACGGGGGCGTACCGCTGCTGCTGGTGCATGGTTTTCCGTGCACCAGCCTGATCTGGTCGCACAACATCGGACCGTTGGCCGCCGCCGGTTTCGACGTCGCCGCACCTGACCTGCGCGGCTATGGCGGCTCGGACTTCGCTCCGGACGGCTTCTATGACCTGGCCGCGTTCAGCACCGACCTGGCCGAGTTGCTCGACGCGCTCGGCTGGAGCCGCGCGGTCGTGGTCGCCCACGATCTCGGCGCGGCCATCACCATGGACTTCGCCAACCGGTTCGCCGAGCGCGTGGACCGCGTCGTGCTGCTGGACGGCACCACACCTGACCTCGCCGATGCGTACGCGGCTGCCGGCATTCCGGCGTCGCCGCCGGTCTCGCCGGTCTTCGACTACCAGGTCAACCAGGGCCTGCATGCGGACGAGTTGCTCGACCAGCTCAACACGCCGCAACGCCGGCGCCGTTATGTCGGCGAGTTCTTCGGCCACCGGCTCTGGTCGCCGGCCGGCGCGTTCAGCGACGCCGACCGGGATCTGCTCACCGCCGCGTACGCGGACGCCGACCGGCTGCGAGTGGCGTTCGCCGACTACGAGGTGGTCATGGGCCAGCGCGCCGTGTCCGCGCCGGCGATCGAGGACCAGCCCGTACGGCAGCCGACGATGATGCTGGTCGGCGCCGACGCGGTGACTCTCGGCAGCCACATCGAGCAGCGATGCGCGATCGCCTATCCGGACCTGGTCGGTCCGTTCTGGGTGAGCGGCGCCGGCCATTTCCTGAGCTGGGAGAAGCCGACGCTGGTCAACCGCGCGGTCCGGTTTTTCTGCGCCGACCTGCTCGGCTGA
- a CDS encoding acyl-CoA synthetase: protein MCMPLTSLYSAPDAVVRVGADSMTHSDLGAAADALAERIVGAPAVAVDATASVHTIVAVVAGLRAGVPVVPVPPDSGKAERAHILNDSGAALVLAAPERTTDDLPLVPVDLSARSGGSLPAVDEERTGLILYTSGTTGVPKGVQLSHRALAAGLDALADAWDWTPADTLAHGLPLFHVHGLVLGVLGPLRVGGNLVHTVRPKPEAYAAAGGTMYFGVPTVWSRICADESSARALSGARLLVSGSAPLPVPVFERLAALAGQAPVERYGMTETLITVSARASGERRPGYVGFPVHGMETRLVDDAGRPFDGATVGHLQVRGPQLFGGYLGRPDATAESFAEDGWFRTGDVATIEPDGWHKIVGRASTDLIKTGGYRVGAGEVENALLAHPAVAEAAVVGVPHDDLGEEIVAYVVVRESVDERTLIDFVASHLSIHKRPRRVRVLDALPRNAMGKVQKKLL from the coding sequence ATGTGCATGCCCTTAACGTCGCTTTACTCCGCTCCGGACGCAGTGGTACGAGTCGGCGCCGATTCCATGACACACAGTGATCTGGGCGCCGCCGCCGACGCGCTGGCCGAGCGGATCGTCGGCGCGCCGGCGGTCGCGGTCGACGCCACCGCGAGCGTGCACACGATCGTCGCCGTCGTCGCCGGCCTGCGTGCCGGCGTGCCGGTCGTGCCGGTGCCGCCGGACTCCGGCAAGGCGGAGCGCGCGCACATCCTCAACGACTCCGGCGCCGCGCTCGTGCTGGCGGCTCCGGAGCGTACGACCGACGACCTGCCGCTCGTGCCGGTCGATCTGTCCGCGCGGTCGGGCGGCTCACTGCCGGCCGTGGACGAGGAGCGGACCGGCCTGATCCTTTACACGAGCGGCACGACCGGCGTGCCGAAGGGCGTACAGCTGTCGCATCGCGCGCTGGCGGCCGGTCTCGACGCGCTGGCCGACGCGTGGGACTGGACGCCGGCGGACACGTTGGCGCACGGACTGCCCCTGTTCCACGTGCACGGCCTGGTGCTCGGTGTGCTGGGTCCGCTGCGGGTCGGCGGCAACCTCGTGCACACCGTACGGCCGAAGCCGGAGGCCTACGCGGCGGCCGGCGGCACGATGTATTTCGGCGTGCCGACCGTCTGGTCGCGGATCTGCGCCGACGAGTCGTCGGCGCGCGCTCTGTCTGGCGCGCGGTTGCTGGTCTCCGGCAGCGCTCCGCTTCCGGTGCCGGTCTTCGAACGGCTGGCGGCGCTGGCCGGCCAGGCGCCGGTCGAGCGGTACGGCATGACCGAAACGCTGATCACGGTGAGCGCTCGCGCGTCCGGCGAACGGCGGCCGGGATATGTCGGCTTTCCGGTGCACGGCATGGAAACGCGGCTCGTCGACGACGCCGGCAGGCCGTTCGACGGCGCGACGGTCGGTCACCTGCAGGTGCGCGGTCCGCAGCTTTTCGGTGGTTATCTCGGCCGGCCGGACGCGACCGCCGAGTCTTTCGCGGAAGACGGCTGGTTTCGCACCGGTGACGTCGCGACCATCGAGCCGGACGGCTGGCACAAGATCGTCGGACGTGCGTCCACCGACCTGATCAAGACCGGCGGCTATCGCGTTGGCGCCGGAGAGGTGGAAAACGCGTTGCTCGCGCATCCGGCGGTGGCGGAGGCGGCGGTCGTCGGTGTGCCGCACGACGATCTCGGCGAGGAAATCGTCGCGTACGTCGTCGTACGTGAGTCCGTCGACGAACGTACGCTGATCGATTTCGTCGCCTCGCATTTGTCCATACACAAAAGGCCGCGCCGAGTGCGTGTGCTCGACGCGCTTCCCCGCAACGCCATGGGAAAAGTGCAGAAAAAGCTGCTGTAG
- a CDS encoding polysaccharide deacetylase family protein — MARDNGLYGDDRQRLARREILRLSAAGAVALGAAACSPSQPTTTASSAKPPTQAPSPTPSPTPSPTPSDTGPTTLPVQKKAIHTLKEYQQIVPGTDPFPSNAVALTIDDGPHAVWTPKILRLLEQYDVKATFCQIGQNAKGHADLSKAIASEGHHIANHTYTHPQPLSKKPLKTIHNELATAQSYIENASGYVPHLFRSPGGDWSAAIFKQAAEMGLLCIDWEVDPKDWTRPGTDLIRLRLLKAKPGDILLCHDGGGDRSQTYAALSKVLPVLKSRGLQFVPLPNPKSAAG, encoded by the coding sequence GTGGCTCGCGATAACGGATTGTACGGAGACGACAGACAGCGGCTCGCCAGGCGAGAAATACTGCGGCTGAGCGCTGCCGGCGCGGTCGCGCTCGGCGCCGCCGCGTGCTCTCCGAGCCAGCCGACCACGACGGCGAGCTCCGCGAAACCGCCAACCCAGGCGCCGAGTCCGACGCCGTCACCGACCCCGTCGCCGACGCCGTCGGACACCGGGCCGACGACGCTGCCGGTGCAGAAAAAGGCCATCCACACACTGAAGGAATACCAGCAGATCGTGCCGGGGACCGATCCGTTCCCGTCCAACGCCGTCGCGCTCACCATCGACGACGGCCCGCACGCGGTCTGGACGCCGAAGATCCTCCGGCTGCTGGAGCAATACGACGTGAAGGCGACCTTCTGTCAGATCGGCCAGAACGCGAAGGGCCACGCCGACCTCTCCAAGGCGATCGCCAGCGAGGGCCACCACATCGCCAACCACACGTACACACATCCGCAGCCGCTGTCGAAGAAGCCGCTCAAGACCATCCACAACGAGCTGGCCACGGCGCAGTCGTACATCGAGAACGCCTCCGGCTACGTGCCGCACCTGTTCCGCTCGCCGGGCGGTGACTGGTCGGCGGCGATCTTCAAGCAGGCCGCCGAGATGGGCCTGCTGTGCATCGACTGGGAGGTCGACCCGAAGGACTGGACGCGGCCTGGTACGGACCTGATCCGGCTGCGGCTGCTCAAGGCCAAACCCGGCGACATCCTGCTCTGCCACGACGGCGGCGGCGATCGGTCGCAGACGTACGCGGCGCTGAGCAAGGTGCTGCCGGTGCTCAAGTCGCGCGGCCTGCAGTTCGTACCGCTGCCCAACCCGAAGTCGGCGGCCGGCTAG
- a CDS encoding phosphoadenylyl-sulfate reductase, with protein sequence MTVALPRPRTAELGTDDLRELALDAGRDLEGALPHDVLRWAWATFGSKFCVTSSMGDAVLATLASDVLPAAIDVVFLDTGYHFVQTLQTRDRVARTLNVNVVTVKPALSVADQNEKYGQSLYARDPDACCAMRKVAPLNSALDPYLAWGAGLRRDESPSRALSPVVGWDTKRAKVKVNPLACWTADDVAAYVAERDVIVNPLVAQGFPSIGCAPCTQRVERGQDVRSGRWAGREKTECGLHL encoded by the coding sequence ATGACTGTCGCTCTGCCACGGCCGCGTACGGCCGAGTTGGGCACCGATGACCTGCGCGAGCTGGCGCTCGACGCGGGTCGTGACCTGGAAGGCGCGCTCCCCCACGACGTGTTGCGGTGGGCCTGGGCCACTTTCGGCAGCAAGTTTTGTGTGACGTCGTCGATGGGTGACGCCGTACTGGCGACGCTGGCATCGGACGTGCTTCCGGCCGCGATCGACGTGGTGTTCCTGGACACCGGCTATCACTTCGTCCAAACCCTGCAGACCCGCGACCGGGTGGCGCGGACACTGAACGTGAACGTCGTGACGGTGAAGCCGGCTTTGTCGGTGGCTGACCAAAACGAGAAGTACGGCCAGAGCCTTTACGCGCGCGATCCCGATGCGTGCTGCGCGATGCGGAAGGTCGCGCCGCTGAACAGCGCGCTGGACCCGTACCTGGCGTGGGGTGCGGGTCTGCGCCGCGACGAGTCGCCGTCTCGCGCGCTCTCGCCGGTGGTCGGCTGGGACACCAAGCGGGCCAAGGTGAAGGTCAACCCGCTGGCCTGCTGGACCGCCGACGACGTGGCCGCGTACGTCGCCGAGCGCGACGTGATCGTGAATCCGCTGGTGGCGCAGGGGTTTCCGTCCATTGGCTGCGCACCTTGTACGCAACGCGTGGAGCGCGGCCAGGACGTACGCTCCGGCCGGTGGGCCGGCCGCGAGAAGACCGAGTGCGGCCTGCATCTCTAG
- a CDS encoding Insertion element protein, translating to MSERATPFYCPYCGDEDIRPAGEQPYVYRCDSCLRTWQLRFVGTNRPATEEIS from the coding sequence GTGAGCGAGCGCGCGACGCCGTTCTATTGCCCCTACTGCGGGGACGAGGACATCCGGCCCGCAGGTGAGCAACCGTACGTCTATCGCTGTGATTCCTGCCTGCGTACGTGGCAGCTGCGGTTCGTCGGTACGAACCGGCCCGCCACCGAGGAGATCTCATGA
- a CDS encoding nitrite/sulfite reductase, whose protein sequence is MARTTRGQGQWALGYREPLNPNERSKRDNNPLNVRERIEKIYARNGFDSIDPADLRGRFRWYGLYTQRAPDIPGGKTALLEPEELDDRYFMLRVRIDGGALTSEQLRVIAGISTEFGRDTADITDRQNIQLHWIQIENVPEIWRRLEAVGLSTTEACGDTPRVILGCPLAGVLEEEVLDASPAVREVSARYIGDPEFSNLPRKYKSSISGCAEQCTNHEINDVAFVGVVNEDGEPGYDLWVGGGLSTNPHFAQRLGTFVRPEQVSEVWVGVTSVFRDYGYRRSRNHARLKFLVSDWGAEKFREVLEKEYLGYALPDGAEPDLPATQRDHVGLSKQRDGRFAVGFAPSVGRVSGTLLEKVATLAETYGDGRIRATAQQKLVILDVTDTDGLTTELDSLGLQVKPSVFRRGTMACTGIEFCKLAIVETKLRGEWLYQELERRLPDFDTPLSINVNGCPNSCARFQTADIGFKGSMVRNDKKESVEGFQVHLGGQLGADPRFGRKFRGLKVTAEELPDYCERILRGYLDRREPDETFAAYIARADEAWLV, encoded by the coding sequence ATGGCCCGCACCACCCGCGGCCAGGGCCAGTGGGCTCTGGGTTACCGCGAGCCGCTGAACCCGAACGAGCGCAGCAAGCGGGACAACAACCCGCTCAACGTGCGCGAGCGGATCGAGAAGATCTACGCGCGCAACGGCTTCGACTCCATCGACCCGGCCGACCTGCGGGGACGTTTCCGCTGGTATGGCCTCTACACGCAGCGCGCGCCGGACATCCCCGGCGGCAAGACCGCGCTGCTGGAGCCGGAGGAGCTCGACGACCGCTACTTCATGCTGCGCGTACGCATCGACGGCGGTGCGCTCACCAGCGAGCAACTGCGGGTCATCGCCGGCATCTCGACCGAGTTTGGCCGGGACACCGCGGACATCACCGACCGGCAGAACATCCAGCTGCACTGGATCCAGATCGAGAACGTACCGGAGATCTGGCGCCGGTTGGAAGCCGTCGGCCTGAGCACGACCGAGGCCTGCGGTGACACGCCGCGCGTCATCCTCGGCTGTCCGCTCGCCGGTGTCCTGGAGGAAGAGGTGCTGGATGCCTCGCCGGCAGTGCGCGAGGTGTCCGCTCGCTACATCGGTGACCCGGAGTTTTCCAACCTGCCGAGGAAATACAAGTCGTCGATCTCCGGATGTGCCGAGCAGTGCACCAATCACGAGATCAACGACGTGGCTTTCGTCGGCGTCGTCAACGAAGACGGCGAGCCGGGCTATGACCTGTGGGTCGGCGGCGGCCTGTCGACCAACCCGCATTTCGCGCAGCGGCTGGGGACCTTCGTACGGCCGGAGCAGGTTTCCGAGGTGTGGGTCGGCGTCACCAGCGTGTTCCGCGACTACGGCTATCGGCGGTCCCGCAACCACGCGCGGCTGAAGTTTCTGGTCTCGGACTGGGGCGCGGAGAAGTTCCGCGAGGTGCTGGAGAAGGAATATCTCGGCTATGCCCTGCCGGATGGTGCGGAGCCCGACCTGCCGGCCACCCAGCGCGACCACGTCGGCCTCAGCAAACAACGCGACGGCAGGTTTGCGGTCGGCTTCGCGCCGAGCGTCGGCCGGGTTTCCGGGACACTGCTGGAAAAGGTCGCGACTCTGGCGGAGACGTACGGCGACGGCCGGATCCGCGCGACCGCGCAACAGAAGCTGGTCATCCTGGACGTCACCGACACCGACGGCCTGACCACCGAGCTGGATTCGCTTGGCCTGCAGGTGAAACCGAGCGTGTTCCGGCGCGGCACGATGGCCTGCACCGGCATCGAGTTCTGCAAGCTGGCGATAGTCGAGACCAAGCTGCGCGGCGAATGGCTCTATCAGGAGCTGGAACGCCGGCTGCCGGACTTCGACACGCCGCTGAGCATCAACGTCAACGGCTGCCCCAACTCGTGCGCGCGATTCCAGACCGCCGACATCGGCTTCAAGGGGTCGATGGTGCGTAACGACAAGAAGGAATCCGTCGAGGGTTTCCAGGTGCATCTCGGCGGCCAGCTCGGCGCCGATCCGCGGTTTGGCCGTAAGTTCCGTGGCCTGAAGGTGACCGCAGAGGAGCTGCCCGACTACTGCGAGCGGATCCTGCGCGGCTATCTCGACCGCCGGGAGCCGGACGAGACGTTCGCGGCGTACATCGCGCGCGCCGACGAGGCCTGGCTGGTCTAG
- a CDS encoding putative leader peptide yields the protein MLVGMPSPGAFLTARLHIDLQRVLSAVCPA from the coding sequence ATGCTGGTGGGTATGCCGTCGCCAGGAGCCTTCCTGACCGCACGCCTGCACATCGACCTGCAGCGCGTGCTCAGCGCGGTCTGTCCGGCGTAA
- the ftsX gene encoding permease-like cell division protein FtsX, which produces MRSRFVLSEVAADLRRNIAMTMAMILTAAISLALLGASFLIFRQVGEMQDYYASRVGVSIFLKDGITDDQRNQLQASLKGNPLVVSVAYQSKEAAYAEFRENFRDSPDLLAQVTPTQLPASFRVKLKDPTLFVTALGSYASRPGVDQIVDQRRLIQNIFDTFGTLRLGATAIAIVEAIAAVLLITNMIQVAAYSRRREVAVMRLVGASHFFVQLPFVLFATVAGTIGAVLGWLVLLGSKFFLVDNLFGVNGINGVIPTWDLIGLIQALGLMIVAGGLVSALVGWLTIRLQTRY; this is translated from the coding sequence ATGCGCTCCAGGTTCGTCTTGTCCGAGGTCGCCGCCGACCTGCGCCGCAACATCGCGATGACGATGGCGATGATCCTCACCGCGGCGATCTCGCTGGCCCTGCTCGGCGCCAGCTTCCTGATCTTTCGCCAGGTCGGCGAGATGCAGGACTACTACGCCAGCCGGGTCGGCGTGTCGATCTTCCTGAAGGACGGCATCACCGACGACCAGCGCAACCAGCTGCAGGCGAGCCTGAAAGGCAACCCGTTGGTGGTCAGCGTCGCCTACCAGAGCAAGGAGGCGGCGTACGCCGAGTTCCGGGAGAACTTCAGGGACTCCCCCGACCTGCTGGCTCAGGTCACGCCCACGCAGCTGCCGGCGTCGTTCCGGGTGAAGCTGAAGGACCCGACGTTGTTCGTGACCGCGCTCGGCTCGTACGCGAGCCGGCCAGGCGTCGACCAGATCGTCGACCAGCGGCGGCTGATCCAGAACATTTTCGACACTTTCGGTACGTTGCGCCTCGGCGCGACCGCGATCGCGATCGTCGAGGCGATCGCCGCGGTGCTGCTGATCACCAACATGATCCAGGTCGCCGCGTACAGCCGCCGCCGCGAGGTGGCCGTCATGCGGCTGGTCGGCGCATCGCATTTCTTCGTGCAGTTGCCGTTTGTGCTGTTCGCGACGGTCGCCGGCACGATCGGCGCGGTGCTCGGCTGGCTGGTGCTGCTCGGCTCGAAGTTTTTCCTGGTGGACAACCTGTTCGGCGTCAACGGCATCAACGGGGTCATCCCGACCTGGGACCTGATCGGGTTGATCCAGGCGCTCGGTCTGATGATCGTCGCCGGCGGACTGGTGTCGGCGTTGGTCGGCTGGCTGACCATCCGGCTGCAGACCAGATACTGA
- a CDS encoding gamma carbonic anhydrase family protein, producing MPLYSFEGAEPRVHADAWIAPTATLVGDVTVEANASVWYGAVLRADFGPIVIRAGANVQDNSVLHGGFEATEVGPGATVGHMCVLHGCVVGAEALIGNNATVQDGARIGDRALIAAGTLVPPNTMVAPETMFVGAAGQQRGPLTPGAEGWVRTNPDIYQALAKRHRTSIRPI from the coding sequence ATGCCGCTCTACTCGTTCGAAGGCGCCGAGCCGAGGGTGCACGCCGACGCCTGGATCGCACCGACCGCCACCCTGGTCGGCGACGTGACCGTGGAAGCCAACGCCTCGGTCTGGTACGGCGCGGTGCTGCGCGCCGACTTCGGTCCGATCGTGATCAGAGCCGGCGCCAACGTACAGGACAACTCGGTGCTGCACGGCGGCTTCGAGGCGACCGAGGTCGGCCCCGGTGCGACCGTCGGCCACATGTGCGTGCTGCACGGCTGCGTGGTCGGCGCCGAGGCGTTGATCGGTAACAACGCGACCGTGCAGGACGGCGCCAGGATCGGCGACCGGGCGCTGATCGCGGCCGGCACACTGGTGCCGCCCAACACCATGGTCGCGCCGGAGACGATGTTCGTCGGCGCAGCTGGCCAGCAACGCGGTCCGCTCACACCAGGCGCCGAGGGATGGGTCCGTACGAATCCGGACATATATCAGGCATTGGCGAAACGCCACCGCACCAGCATTCGACCTATTTAG
- a CDS encoding DUF4185 domain-containing protein — MRRILAAAAAGVLTVTLAAPAQAATDPSLATLVAKLTGPGSINQTDTRYEFKATDLGIVWDNNRGQVLTAFGDSYGPGWTGPGAGVGDPATLDWRCNALARSNDHDLADGMTFTDMVTDRPGHAKQLLPCRKDGNDAGGEVTTIPTAGVSVGNRAYISYMSVRHWGQAGSWDTNYAGVAYSDDNGQTWTQPTTARWPNNANFTDPFQMNAYVHKDGYVYMFGTPSGRLGDVHLARVPENSVLTPAAYQYWTGTAWKTGSDTQAAPIVTGPAGELSVQYNTFTHSWLMMYLIDSRGLIILREAPEPTGPWSGARTIVKSSDYPALYGGFMHPWSSGPDLYFTMSQWNPYNVFLMHTKLSTDKSPANLLTDPGFEGQTSNTTAIPWKGGGVDRGAGLSHSGANNGFVRSSSGWNNLEQTVSVKPNTTYKLTGWIRTSANNTDGYFGARTTGGTVVSEKKFGNLPGYTQLSVTVNSGSQTQLQVYGGLWANGDTWLQLDDVALTPVTGSHC, encoded by the coding sequence ATGCGGAGAATTCTCGCGGCGGCCGCCGCCGGCGTACTCACCGTCACGCTGGCGGCACCGGCGCAGGCCGCCACCGATCCGTCTTTGGCCACTCTCGTCGCGAAACTCACCGGTCCCGGCTCGATCAACCAGACCGACACGCGCTATGAGTTCAAGGCGACCGACCTCGGCATCGTCTGGGACAACAACCGCGGCCAGGTGCTGACCGCCTTCGGCGACAGCTACGGCCCCGGCTGGACCGGTCCCGGCGCGGGTGTCGGCGATCCGGCCACGCTCGACTGGCGCTGCAACGCACTGGCCCGCAGCAACGACCACGACCTCGCCGACGGCATGACGTTCACCGACATGGTCACCGACCGTCCGGGACACGCCAAGCAACTTCTCCCCTGCCGCAAGGACGGCAACGACGCCGGCGGCGAGGTCACCACCATCCCGACCGCCGGCGTCAGCGTCGGAAACCGCGCGTACATCTCCTACATGTCGGTACGCCACTGGGGCCAGGCCGGCAGCTGGGACACCAATTACGCCGGCGTCGCCTACTCCGACGACAACGGCCAGACCTGGACTCAGCCGACCACCGCGCGTTGGCCGAACAACGCCAACTTCACCGACCCCTTCCAGATGAACGCGTACGTCCACAAGGACGGCTACGTCTACATGTTCGGCACGCCGAGCGGCCGGCTCGGCGACGTCCATCTGGCGCGGGTGCCGGAAAACAGCGTGCTGACACCGGCCGCCTACCAGTACTGGACCGGCACCGCCTGGAAAACCGGCTCGGACACACAGGCCGCACCGATCGTCACCGGACCGGCCGGCGAGCTTTCGGTGCAGTACAACACGTTTACCCACAGCTGGCTGATGATGTACCTGATCGACTCGCGCGGCCTGATCATCCTGCGCGAGGCTCCGGAACCGACCGGTCCATGGAGCGGCGCGCGTACGATCGTGAAATCGTCGGACTATCCGGCGCTCTACGGCGGCTTCATGCATCCGTGGTCGTCCGGCCCCGACCTGTATTTCACGATGTCGCAATGGAATCCGTACAACGTCTTCCTGATGCACACCAAGCTCAGCACGGACAAGTCGCCGGCCAACCTGCTCACCGATCCGGGTTTCGAAGGCCAGACCAGCAACACGACGGCCATTCCGTGGAAGGGCGGCGGCGTCGACCGCGGCGCCGGACTGTCGCATTCCGGCGCCAACAACGGCTTCGTCCGCAGCAGCTCCGGCTGGAACAACCTGGAGCAGACGGTCTCGGTGAAGCCGAACACGACGTACAAACTGACCGGCTGGATACGCACGTCCGCCAACAACACCGACGGCTATTTCGGCGCGCGTACGACCGGCGGCACGGTCGTCAGCGAGAAGAAGTTTGGCAACCTGCCGGGATATACGCAGCTGTCGGTGACGGTCAACTCCGGCAGCCAGACACAGCTGCAGGTCTACGGCGGCCTGTGGGCCAACGGCGACACCTGGCTGCAACTGGACGACGTGGCTCTCACCCCGGTGACCGGCTCGCACTGCTGA
- a CDS encoding LLM class F420-dependent oxidoreductase yields the protein MKIGLSVADFTWPSGPAKLGDELAAVAKAADRGGFDTLWVMDHFFQIRYNGPAENDMLEGYTTLGYLAGVTDRVKLGTLVTGVHYRHPGLLVKIVTTLDVLSGGRAVLGIGAGWNEEESRGLGVPFPTTKERFEQLEETLQIALQMWRGDEKPYAGGHFQLERPMNSPQVLQKPHPPILIGGSGEKKTLRLVAQYGDACNIFPGPDLARKLDVLRGHCDAVGRDYDEIQKTTAFQVPDDPDDAALDKLTETFAEFAKLGIDAVHLATTPAHRTDIVERIGERVIPVVADL from the coding sequence ATGAAGATTGGCCTGTCCGTCGCGGATTTCACCTGGCCGTCCGGCCCGGCCAAGCTTGGCGACGAGTTGGCGGCGGTCGCGAAGGCGGCTGACCGAGGCGGGTTCGACACGTTGTGGGTGATGGACCACTTCTTCCAGATCCGCTACAACGGCCCGGCCGAGAACGACATGCTGGAGGGATACACCACCCTCGGCTATCTGGCCGGCGTCACCGACCGCGTCAAGCTTGGCACCCTGGTCACCGGCGTGCACTATCGCCATCCTGGCCTGCTGGTGAAAATCGTGACGACACTGGACGTGCTGTCCGGCGGCCGGGCGGTGCTTGGCATTGGCGCCGGCTGGAACGAGGAGGAGAGCCGCGGCCTGGGCGTGCCGTTTCCCACCACCAAGGAACGGTTCGAGCAACTGGAGGAAACCCTGCAGATCGCACTGCAGATGTGGCGCGGAGACGAGAAACCGTACGCCGGAGGGCACTTCCAGCTCGAGCGGCCGATGAATTCGCCGCAAGTGCTGCAAAAACCGCATCCGCCAATCCTGATCGGCGGCTCTGGTGAGAAAAAGACACTGCGGTTGGTCGCGCAGTACGGCGACGCCTGCAACATCTTCCCCGGACCGGACCTCGCGCGAAAGCTCGACGTGCTGCGCGGTCACTGCGACGCGGTCGGCCGTGACTACGACGAGATCCAGAAGACGACGGCCTTCCAAGTGCCGGACGACCCGGACGACGCCGCTCTCGACAAACTCACCGAAACATTTGCGGAATTCGCAAAGCTGGGCATCGACGCCGTCCACCTGGCGACCACGCCGGCACACCGCACCGACATCGTCGAGCGGATCGGCGAGCGCGTCATTCCCGTTGTGGCCGATCTGTAA
- a CDS encoding MarR family winged helix-turn-helix transcriptional regulator: MEADSEIVALATALTARVWDHYSRVTASLGLSGPESKALSALVPGKQVPMRVVADRMHANPSNVSVVISRLESRGLIVRQGGDDRRVKGVQLTPAGEELKEKLNAAYAEGHPALRGLSDNQKVLFLKVLRRLAQD; the protein is encoded by the coding sequence GTGGAAGCCGACTCCGAGATCGTGGCCCTGGCCACCGCGCTGACCGCGCGCGTCTGGGACCATTATTCGCGCGTGACCGCCAGCCTCGGCCTGTCCGGTCCGGAGTCCAAGGCGCTGAGCGCTCTGGTGCCAGGCAAACAAGTCCCCATGCGCGTCGTCGCCGACCGCATGCACGCCAACCCCTCCAACGTGTCCGTCGTCATCTCACGCTTGGAGAGCCGCGGATTGATCGTCCGCCAGGGTGGTGACGACCGGCGGGTCAAGGGAGTGCAGTTGACGCCGGCAGGGGAGGAGCTGAAAGAGAAGCTGAATGCCGCGTACGCGGAGGGGCATCCGGCGCTTCGGGGGCTTTCCGACAATCAGAAGGTGCTGTTTTTGAAGGTGTTGCGGAGATTGGCTCAGGATTAG
- a CDS encoding DUF6504 family protein has translation MRHEPTESQDTPEQFEYRGQLYVVSEVLEHEQSTGDLGHIESWRARAIPIQLSAARVFRLQFNWWDGSWSIDPEEER, from the coding sequence ATGCGCCATGAGCCGACTGAGTCCCAGGACACCCCGGAGCAGTTCGAATACCGGGGCCAACTGTACGTGGTCAGTGAGGTGCTGGAGCACGAGCAGTCCACCGGCGACCTCGGCCACATCGAGAGCTGGCGGGCCCGCGCGATCCCGATCCAGCTGTCCGCGGCGCGCGTGTTCCGGCTGCAGTTCAACTGGTGGGACGGCAGCTGGTCGATCGATCCGGAGGAGGAACGGTGA